Proteins encoded by one window of Enterobacter pseudoroggenkampii:
- a CDS encoding virulence factor SrfB, translated as MLVNLCDYKQSVTLIANSGVQFLDFGLTPQDTASNGRFVRKTANGPLLRLDFDLVNGRYTLPGTNGGQPEVVKPETTIPLHQSLTVLDGVWLPVPFLRFNPPRTFVEGPDNWARVQVRRLDTPDTAGNTHRVTLALDSQIAEHATSALSPVENDILNGTRFALAWRDNEVESFLDQTWIDGWLREAFTQYADGVENRSERDLQQAMRGFEYQAHWLNVLTMLGEQLTVPEVKFVTHTLSTPAIPVDLILDVGNTHTCGVIIEDHGDANDGLRQTAELQVRSLSEPQFLNEPLFTSRLEFSEARFGKQHFSVESGREDAFVWPSIVRVGDEARKLAMQRLGTEGNSGISSPRRYLWDETPVVQDWRFSQMNSKTQREPLATAFPLMNLMNDDGEPLFTLPQDERLPVFSPQYSRSTLMTHMLCELLAQALGQINSVATRLRLGFPASPRQLRTLILTLPSAMPKQEREIFRRRMFEAIAIVWKAMGWHPQDEDFVTRKQQEKSVVPVPEIQMEWDEASCGQLVWLYNEAISRFGGQTEAFFASLARPDREPEPGSQPGRALRVASIDIGGGTTDMAITHYQLDDGSGNNVKITPQLLFREGFKVAGDDTLLDVIQRYVLPALQTQLQKSGIADASLLMASLFGDSGRIDTQAVLRQQTALQLFMPIGHAILAGWESSDVDDPLAGLHATFGDLLPQKPTRNVMNYLQQAIDHALPAGSDAFDLFAVPLHVNFREMQDAMLAGQFTLASPLHAVCEAISHYSCDILLITGRPGCLPGVQALIRHLQPVPVNRIVWLDKYQVHEWYPFSQQGRIGNPKSTAAVGAMLCSLALDLRLPRFNFKAADIGAYSTVRYLGVLDNTVNTLREENVWYQDIDLDKPGAKLDARLHFPLRGNVTLGFRQLANARWPATPLYTLSINSAELAKAIAGDGVLNVRLKLCGGSKQEGPEAFELSDAWLQDGTPVAPDALTFKLNTLADRRHSGSHYWIDSGSVYLK; from the coding sequence GCCAGCAACGGGCGCTTCGTACGTAAAACCGCGAACGGCCCGCTGTTGCGCCTCGATTTCGACCTGGTCAACGGTCGCTATACCCTGCCGGGAACGAACGGCGGGCAGCCTGAAGTGGTCAAACCGGAAACTACCATCCCGCTGCATCAGTCTCTGACGGTGCTGGACGGCGTCTGGCTTCCGGTTCCGTTCCTGCGCTTTAACCCACCGCGAACCTTTGTTGAGGGGCCGGATAACTGGGCACGCGTTCAGGTGCGCAGGCTTGATACGCCCGATACGGCAGGCAATACGCACCGCGTCACTCTCGCCCTTGACAGCCAGATCGCTGAACACGCCACGTCAGCCTTGTCCCCGGTTGAAAACGATATTCTCAACGGGACCCGTTTCGCGCTGGCCTGGCGCGATAACGAGGTAGAAAGTTTCCTCGATCAGACCTGGATTGACGGCTGGCTGCGCGAGGCCTTTACCCAGTATGCCGACGGCGTTGAAAACCGCTCAGAACGCGATCTCCAGCAGGCGATGCGCGGATTTGAGTATCAGGCCCACTGGCTCAACGTGCTGACCATGCTCGGTGAACAGCTCACCGTGCCGGAAGTGAAATTTGTTACCCATACGCTCAGCACGCCAGCCATTCCGGTTGACCTGATCCTCGACGTGGGTAATACCCACACCTGCGGCGTCATTATTGAAGACCACGGCGATGCGAACGATGGGCTGCGCCAGACCGCCGAGCTGCAGGTTCGCTCGCTCAGCGAGCCGCAGTTCCTGAACGAACCGCTGTTCACCAGCCGTCTCGAGTTTTCGGAAGCGCGTTTTGGCAAGCAGCACTTCTCGGTTGAAAGCGGTCGCGAAGATGCCTTTGTCTGGCCGTCGATTGTGCGCGTCGGTGATGAAGCCCGCAAGCTGGCGATGCAGCGTCTGGGAACCGAAGGCAACAGCGGTATCTCCAGCCCGCGTCGCTACCTGTGGGATGAAACGCCGGTCGTGCAGGACTGGCGCTTTAGCCAGATGAACAGCAAGACCCAGCGTGAACCGCTTGCCACCGCATTCCCGCTGATGAACCTGATGAACGATGACGGCGAGCCGCTCTTCACGCTGCCGCAGGACGAGCGCCTGCCGGTCTTCTCGCCGCAGTACAGCCGCAGCACCCTGATGACGCACATGCTGTGCGAGCTGCTGGCGCAGGCGCTGGGACAGATCAACAGCGTCGCCACGCGCTTGCGTCTGGGCTTCCCGGCATCGCCGCGCCAGTTGCGCACCCTGATCCTGACTCTGCCCTCGGCCATGCCAAAGCAGGAGCGCGAGATTTTCCGTCGCCGCATGTTTGAAGCCATCGCCATTGTCTGGAAAGCGATGGGCTGGCACCCGCAGGATGAGGATTTTGTCACCCGCAAACAGCAGGAAAAAAGCGTGGTGCCGGTACCTGAAATCCAGATGGAGTGGGATGAAGCCAGCTGCGGTCAGCTGGTCTGGCTGTATAACGAAGCCATCTCCCGCTTTGGCGGTCAGACCGAAGCCTTCTTCGCCTCCCTGGCCCGCCCGGACCGTGAGCCTGAGCCGGGTAGCCAGCCGGGACGCGCGCTGCGCGTCGCGTCCATCGACATTGGCGGCGGGACAACGGATATGGCGATCACCCATTACCAACTGGACGACGGTTCCGGCAATAACGTCAAAATCACCCCGCAGCTGCTGTTCCGTGAAGGCTTTAAGGTCGCGGGTGACGATACGCTTCTGGACGTGATTCAGCGCTACGTGTTGCCCGCTCTGCAAACGCAGCTGCAGAAATCCGGTATCGCGGATGCCTCGCTGCTGATGGCCTCGCTGTTCGGTGACTCCGGGCGCATTGATACCCAGGCCGTGCTGCGTCAGCAAACGGCGCTGCAGCTCTTTATGCCAATTGGCCATGCCATTCTTGCCGGATGGGAATCCAGCGACGTTGACGATCCGCTGGCCGGTCTGCATGCCACCTTTGGCGATCTGCTGCCGCAGAAGCCGACCCGCAACGTGATGAATTACCTGCAGCAGGCGATCGATCATGCCCTGCCTGCGGGTTCAGACGCTTTCGATCTGTTCGCGGTGCCGCTGCATGTGAACTTCCGCGAAATGCAGGATGCGATGCTGGCCGGGCAGTTTACGCTGGCCTCCCCGCTCCACGCGGTGTGTGAGGCGATTTCCCATTACAGCTGCGATATTCTGCTGATCACCGGACGCCCCGGCTGCCTGCCTGGGGTTCAGGCGCTCATTCGCCACCTGCAGCCGGTGCCGGTCAATCGCATCGTCTGGCTGGATAAATACCAGGTGCACGAGTGGTATCCGTTCAGCCAGCAGGGGCGCATTGGCAACCCTAAATCGACAGCCGCGGTGGGCGCCATGCTCTGCAGCCTGGCGCTCGATCTGCGTCTGCCGCGCTTCAACTTTAAAGCCGCGGACATTGGCGCGTATTCCACCGTGCGCTATCTCGGCGTGCTGGATAACACCGTCAATACCCTGCGCGAGGAAAACGTCTGGTATCAGGATATCGATCTCGATAAGCCCGGCGCGAAGCTTGACGCGCGTCTGCACTTCCCGCTGCGCGGTAACGTCACTCTCGGCTTCCGCCAGCTGGCAAACGCGCGCTGGCCTGCCACGCCGCTCTACACGCTCAGCATTAACTCGGCTGAACTGGCCAAAGCCATTGCCGGTGACGGCGTGCTGAACGTGCGGCTGAAACTCTGCGGCGGCAGCAAGCAGGAAGGCCCGGAAGCCTTCGAGCTGAGCGACGCCTGGCTGCAGGACGGCACGCCGGTTGCGCCTGACGCACTAACCTTCAAACTGAATACTTTGGCCGACCGCCGACACAGCGGCAGCCACTACTGGATCGACAGCGGGAGCGTATACCTGAAATGA
- a CDS encoding virulence factor SrfC family protein, whose product MTATTTTTQALIGWINETRLNAPVLDNDADALLARINAAQAREQAIERAMTRQSSIGLYGHSQSAKAHLLLSLCGSGNGRLNVTPGQRTFDYFSHINPGHALTNMAVRFTRETPEVADEAFPLRLRLVTEAELVQLFIARTTLHPQMRAVDKAVIETRLEKWRGLRQPQGVPGITAQEVGAIARFWQSTVPAAKQQIDDALWYEFAQLVPSLDLSTRASVWSLLWGEQQELTQQWLKLAHVLHQTSHVSDLAAPLSLLVDSFGLPGEGFLTHDGTLDLQDAQETLLHPLNSGEMLNAISIPVDVLAFLTRELVLPVENGALDNVDIIDIPVFEDNRADPLRQAKSQWLLEHYRQQLQPDVLVICNATAQHEQTAKKAKVLMNWVKETQPAEESALPGLVWAITPHDARFTTRQNLDEAVQHLLGKPGLRWGTLQALDSHSMQRVIEWLSQATLPAQRQKRLSTLKGLLRQELSSLMQSYLTPLVEEPGTRRAQAENMVRTLQSSAARHGELLEGLLPPLKAFETLLAVQQPREEQVNGLFTDTIDLFAENAQESNGLFQTKDKARLAHRVWINHLRQWSRNEAAAVRLGLESAVLQQIADVLVTTSYRLDLPQQLQRIVEADKSSAAQLHAVMGNFIGWLGYDQTPVAVRPASRIRKGQAIFVTPVVSSAVPRLTRLGEQPVHAATAYVYDWLVALYSRAIENIDYQHPHDVQPDARQALRALIK is encoded by the coding sequence ATGACAGCGACCACGACCACCACTCAGGCCTTAATCGGGTGGATTAATGAGACGCGCCTGAACGCCCCAGTGCTGGATAACGATGCTGACGCCCTGCTTGCTCGCATCAACGCGGCGCAGGCGCGGGAGCAGGCCATTGAACGCGCCATGACTCGCCAGAGCAGCATTGGGCTTTACGGTCATTCGCAGAGCGCGAAAGCGCACCTGCTGCTGTCTCTGTGCGGCAGCGGCAATGGACGCCTTAACGTGACGCCAGGCCAGCGCACCTTTGACTATTTTTCGCATATCAATCCGGGACATGCCCTGACCAACATGGCCGTCCGCTTCACCCGGGAAACCCCGGAGGTGGCTGATGAGGCGTTCCCGCTGCGTCTGCGTCTGGTCACCGAGGCCGAGCTGGTACAGCTGTTTATTGCCCGCACGACCCTGCACCCGCAGATGCGCGCGGTGGATAAGGCGGTCATTGAGACACGTCTGGAGAAATGGCGCGGGCTGCGCCAGCCGCAGGGCGTGCCCGGTATCACTGCTCAGGAGGTGGGAGCGATTGCCCGCTTCTGGCAAAGCACCGTACCCGCAGCGAAACAGCAAATTGATGATGCCCTCTGGTATGAGTTTGCCCAGCTGGTGCCATCGCTCGATCTCAGCACGCGGGCCAGCGTCTGGTCCCTGCTGTGGGGCGAGCAGCAGGAGTTGACCCAGCAGTGGTTAAAACTGGCACATGTGCTGCACCAGACCAGCCATGTCAGCGATCTTGCTGCCCCGCTTAGCCTGCTGGTGGACAGCTTTGGGCTGCCGGGTGAAGGATTCCTGACGCACGACGGCACGTTAGACCTTCAGGACGCGCAGGAGACGCTGCTTCATCCGCTGAATAGCGGTGAAATGCTTAACGCCATCAGTATCCCCGTCGATGTACTGGCCTTCCTGACCCGCGAACTGGTGTTGCCGGTTGAGAACGGCGCGCTGGATAACGTCGATATTATTGATATTCCGGTTTTTGAAGATAACCGTGCCGACCCGCTACGCCAGGCGAAATCCCAGTGGCTGCTCGAGCATTACCGTCAACAGCTTCAACCTGATGTGCTGGTGATTTGTAACGCGACGGCGCAGCACGAACAGACGGCCAAAAAAGCAAAAGTGTTGATGAACTGGGTGAAGGAGACGCAGCCTGCTGAAGAGTCTGCCCTTCCAGGTCTGGTGTGGGCGATCACCCCGCATGACGCCCGCTTTACTACCCGGCAGAACCTCGACGAAGCCGTACAGCATTTGCTCGGTAAGCCGGGCTTACGCTGGGGCACGCTGCAGGCCCTGGACAGCCACAGCATGCAGCGCGTCATCGAGTGGCTGTCTCAGGCCACGCTGCCCGCGCAGCGACAGAAGCGTCTCAGCACGCTGAAAGGCCTGCTGCGACAGGAGCTCTCATCGCTGATGCAAAGCTATCTGACGCCGCTGGTTGAGGAGCCAGGGACAAGACGTGCTCAGGCCGAAAACATGGTGCGCACGCTGCAAAGCAGCGCCGCCCGCCACGGCGAACTGCTTGAAGGCCTGCTGCCGCCGCTGAAGGCCTTTGAAACGCTGCTCGCCGTTCAGCAACCTCGCGAGGAGCAGGTGAACGGGCTGTTTACGGACACCATTGACCTGTTTGCCGAGAATGCACAGGAAAGCAACGGCCTGTTCCAGACAAAAGACAAAGCGCGACTGGCGCACAGAGTCTGGATAAATCATCTGCGCCAGTGGAGCCGCAATGAGGCAGCGGCCGTCCGCCTTGGGCTGGAATCTGCGGTGTTACAGCAAATCGCGGATGTGCTGGTGACCACCAGCTACCGGCTTGATCTGCCTCAACAGCTTCAGCGTATCGTCGAAGCGGATAAAAGTAGCGCTGCGCAACTGCATGCCGTGATGGGCAATTTCATTGGCTGGCTGGGTTACGACCAGACGCCCGTGGCGGTACGTCCGGCAAGCCGCATCCGCAAGGGCCAGGCCATCTTCGTCACGCCAGTGGTCAGCAGCGCCGTGCCTCGTCTGACGCGCCTGGGAGAACAGCCTGTGCATGCGGCCACCGCGTACGTTTACGACTGGCTGGTCGCCCTCTATAGCCGCGCGATAGAGAACATTGATTACCAGCATCCGCATGATGTTCAGCCTGACGCACGTCAGGCACTGCGGGCTTTAATAAAGTAG
- a CDS encoding alpha/beta fold hydrolase produces the protein MNSFYSQQAGCTVRWHDLPGTGDPVVFIHGLGCASSYEYPRVVRDPLFGERRAILIDLPGSGYSDKPEHYSYKTTDQAHVVAELIDHLELDAFWLYGHSMGGSIAIETAGLLATRVKGLMVSEPNFHAGGGMFSRSIAAQTEQQFLQQGYDAMLSSEKTAWAGCLQSNAAYAVWRGASSLVAGVEPEWEAQFLSLPCPVTLIFGELSLPDDDVENLEQKGVEVKIIPAAGHSMSWENPSALAQTLAECMTV, from the coding sequence ATGAACAGTTTTTACTCGCAGCAGGCCGGTTGCACCGTGCGCTGGCACGACTTGCCCGGTACCGGCGATCCCGTGGTGTTCATTCACGGGCTGGGCTGCGCCTCTTCCTATGAATATCCCCGCGTCGTTCGTGACCCGCTGTTTGGCGAACGCAGAGCGATTCTCATCGACTTGCCCGGCAGCGGCTACAGCGATAAGCCTGAGCACTACAGCTATAAAACCACTGACCAGGCCCACGTTGTCGCGGAACTGATTGACCATCTTGAGCTGGATGCCTTCTGGTTATACGGCCACAGCATGGGCGGCAGTATTGCTATCGAAACGGCAGGGCTGCTGGCAACGCGCGTGAAGGGACTGATGGTGTCAGAGCCCAATTTTCACGCGGGTGGGGGCATGTTCAGCCGGTCTATAGCGGCGCAAACCGAGCAGCAGTTTCTGCAGCAAGGTTATGACGCCATGCTCAGCTCAGAAAAAACGGCGTGGGCAGGGTGCCTGCAGAGCAATGCCGCTTATGCCGTCTGGCGCGGTGCATCCAGTCTGGTGGCGGGCGTTGAACCGGAATGGGAAGCGCAGTTCCTGTCACTTCCTTGCCCGGTGACGCTGATTTTCGGCGAGCTCTCTCTGCCGGATGACGATGTGGAAAATCTAGAGCAGAAGGGTGTTGAGGTAAAAATTATCCCTGCGGCGGGGCATTCAATGTCGTGGGAAAACCCGTCTGCGCTGGCACAGACGTTAGCTGAGTGTATGACGGTGTGA
- a CDS encoding GhoT/OrtT family toxin: MTLYQKMLVFYAIMASICALITWFLSKDRKRIRLLSAFLVGSTWPMSFPVALLVSLF, from the coding sequence ATGACGTTGTATCAAAAGATGTTGGTTTTTTACGCAATCATGGCTTCCATCTGCGCATTAATCACCTGGTTCCTCTCCAAAGACCGCAAACGTATCCGCCTGCTCAGCGCTTTCCTGGTGGGGTCAACCTGGCCAATGAGCTTTCCCGTTGCGCTGCTGGTCTCGCTTTTCTGA